TCGTCCCGTGCTCGCGGTTCAGCCGCGCGATGACGTCCCACACCAGCCGGCGCTTGTGCGGATCCAGTTCATTGGTGGGCTCGTCCAGCAGCAGCACGGGAGGCCAGCCCATCAACGCCATGGCGAAGTTGACGATGCGCGTCTGGCCACCACTCAGTTGATATACGTACTGTCTGGCGCACTCCGTCAGGCCCAGTTCCTCTATCAGCTCCCGCGCCTGCTTCCGGGCATCCGCTTCCGTCTGTCCACGCAGGCGCCCTACATAGACAAGGGCCTGCTCGGCCTCCACGAAACGCAACCCCAGGCGTGTCTGTGGCAGGAATCCCACCAGTTCCTTGACGAGCTGGGGACGCCGGGTGACATCGATTCCCTCCACCAGGATGCGTCCGGAGCTGGGCTGGAGCAATCCCAGCAACTGGCTCACGAGCGTGGTCTTCCCGGCGCCATTCGGCCCGAGCAGCCCGAAGACCTCGCCTCGGCGGACCTCAAACGACAATGCGTCGTTGGCGACAATCTGGCGTTTGTCGCGCCCCTCGCCCTGGAAGGTGCGGGTCAAGTTCTCGACTGTGATTGAGACAGGTTCCAGAGACATGACCGAGCGTCACCCCAAAGGCGTCTGGCGGGTGCGCAATAAGACAGAGCGAATTGAACAAGTCGAGTAAATATTGATATTTAGGAAAGACACGTAATTCTACGTAGAGCTATGTATGTGATGTCTATTGTCGGAATTGTCTCGCGTGGCTTGAATGGTGAGACGCATCGTGTTGCCTGCGCTGGGACGGTGCGCGTGGTAGGTTCCGCGAGCGTTCATGCGCTCCGCTCAATCCCTCAAGACCCTCTCCCTCACGACGGCACGCCGGCTCGCGCTGTCCCGCCAGCACCTCGCGGGAAGCCGCGCGGCGGGCCCGGCCCGTTTCCTGGACGTGGTGCGCGACCTGTGCTGCCTCCAGCTCGATCCCACCCAGGTCGTGGCGCGCAGCCACCTGCTGGTGCTGTGGAGTCGCCTGGGCGCGTATCCCCTGGCGGACCTGGAGTCCTTCATCTGGAAGGAGCGCCAGCTCTTCGAGTACTTCGCGCACTGCGCCTCGCTGGTGCTGACCGAGGACTTCCCCATCCACCGCGCGCGGATGCGCCACTTCACGGCGGGCAGCTCCCTGCGCGAACAGCAGGCCGCACGCTGGTTGAAGGACAACGCGGGCTTCCGCCGCTACATCGTCGGAGAGCTGCGGCGGAAGGGGCCGCTGCCCTCGGACGCCTTCGAGGACCGGTCGCGCGCGGGCTGGCGCTCTGGCGGCTGGAACACGGGGCGCAACGTGAACCAGATGCTGGAGCTCCTGTTGGGCCACGGGTACGTCCTGGTCGCCGGAAGGGCGGCGGGGCAGCGCCTCTGGGGGCTCCCGGAGCACTGCCTTCCAGGCTGGACCCCGCAGGACGTGCTGTCCGTGCGTGACGCGGTCCGGCTCGCGGCGCAGCGGTCGCTGCGCGCACTGGGGGTCGCGCAGGCGGCGCACATCCGGCGCTACTTCGTCCGGGACACGTATCCCGGACTGCCCGACGCGCTGAGCGACCTGGAGGCGGAGGGGCGCATCCTCCGCGTGCGGATCCGGGACGGGAGCCGCGACATGCCCGGAACCTGGTACGTGCACGCGGAGGAACTCCCCCTGCTCGACAAGCTCGAGGCGGAGGAGGGCTTCTGGGAAGGACGCACCGTCCTGCTCTCGCCCTTCGACAACCTCATCTGCGACCGGGCCCGCACGGAGGC
Above is a window of Corallococcus caeni DNA encoding:
- a CDS encoding winged helix-turn-helix domain-containing protein, encoding MRSAQSLKTLSLTTARRLALSRQHLAGSRAAGPARFLDVVRDLCCLQLDPTQVVARSHLLVLWSRLGAYPLADLESFIWKERQLFEYFAHCASLVLTEDFPIHRARMRHFTAGSSLREQQAARWLKDNAGFRRYIVGELRRKGPLPSDAFEDRSRAGWRSGGWNTGRNVNQMLELLLGHGYVLVAGRAAGQRLWGLPEHCLPGWTPQDVLSVRDAVRLAAQRSLRALGVAQAAHIRRYFVRDTYPGLPDALSDLEAEGRILRVRIRDGSRDMPGTWYVHAEELPLLDKLEAEEGFWEGRTVLLSPFDNLICDRARTEALWDFRFRLEIYVPREKRQYGYFVMPLLHEDRMIGRVDPELDREHGRLIINAIHVEEHAARSAEPARAVASALKSLATFVGARELHYPGPVPKAWRRALVAGA